From Roseateles sp. SL47:
GGTGGTGGGCAGCGGCACCGGCCCTGCCGTGTTCAGCACCGTGATGACCGGTGTGGTGGGAAAACCGCTGAACGGCACGATCCTGATCACCGATGCCACGGCGAGCCTGATGGGTGTCGGCTTCAGCGCCAATCAGGCCGGCATCAAGTTCACCACGGCCCTGGGCATGGGCACCACCACGGTCAGTTGGCCGACACCGGTGACCGGCAACTACACCATCCTGGTGTCGGTGACGGATTCGGTGGGCAAGAGCACGGTGGCGTCCATCCCGGTGGTGATCAACGCCAAGTGATGGAACTGCATCCGGAGAAGGGCAGCGCCGGAAGGCGCTGCCTGGAGGGTGTGATGCAGGGTCACCGGTGAACCGTTGGCATCCGGCGACGCACAGACGCTGGAACCCGCGGACGCGACCTGCGCGCATGCACCGCCCATGGGGCCGTGCGGCCGCAGCGAGCCCTGCTACAAGCGGGCCTGCGGCTTCACACATTCACGTCCTCTCTCCTCTGCATGGAGTTCACTGATGAACCGTTCTGTCACGCCCCTGTCTGCAGCGGCGCTCGCGCTGGCTTTGACCACGGCCTTCGCCACCCTGCCGGCCGCAGCGCAATCCAAAGACAAAGAGAAGTGTTTCGGTGTCGCCCTCAAAGGCAAGAATGATTGCGCCGCTGGTGCGGGCACCACCTGCGCAGGCACCTCCCAAACGGACCATCAGGCGGATGCCTGGTCCTACGTGCCCAAGGGCACCTGCGAAAAAACGGTCTCCAGGACCTCCCCCACCGGCTTCGGCCAGTTGATGGCATTCAAGGCCGAGAAGCGCTGAGCGCCGGGGCCGCCAGATGCATGCCACACCTTCCCGGCTCCCGGCCCGATCGGGCATCGGGCTCAAGCCGCAGCATGTCCACCAGGTGCTGGACACACGGCCTGACATCGGCTTCTTCGAGGTCCATGCCGAGAACTACATGGTGCCAGGCGGCCCCTTTCATCACGGCCTGAGCCGCATTCGTGAGCACTATCCCCTGTCGTTGCACGGTGTGGGGCTCAATCTGGGTGGGCTGGATGCATTGGATGAGCTCCACCTGAACCGACTGGCCGAGCTGTTGAAGCGTTATGAGCCTGCCGCGTTTTCCGAACACCTGGCATGGACCCACCACGGCGGGGTGTACTTCAATGACCTGCTGCCGCTGCCCTACCACCCGGCGGCCCTCGACCGGGTGTGTGATCGCATCGATCAAGCGCAGGA
This genomic window contains:
- a CDS encoding DUF2282 domain-containing protein — encoded protein: MNRSVTPLSAAALALALTTAFATLPAAAQSKDKEKCFGVALKGKNDCAAGAGTTCAGTSQTDHQADAWSYVPKGTCEKTVSRTSPTGFGQLMAFKAEKR